The Pontibacter sp. SGAir0037 DNA segment TGGCAGCCTATGCTTATGCTCTAACCATGCTGCAGTCGCTGGGCCTGTCGGTGGTGATGGTGAATGCGTTTGCCCGGTATCCGAAGCGGTATGTGTGGGTATGGAGGCAGCTACATGGTTTTTTGTTGCTGTGGTCGATGCTGTATGGCCTGCTGATGCTGGGTGTGCTGTACCTGGCTGTGCCCGGGATTGCTGCTGAAGATCGCTTTGCCATTGCCTGTCTGTACAGCCTGCCGGTTATGTTCTTTGCAAGTACAGATATGCAGTCAAGCTTATACTACCAGCTGTCGCAGAAGCCTCTGCCGGTGGCGTTGCGGTCTTTCTTGGTTGGAGCAGTAAGCGTCGCAACTACGGTTTTTACCATTGTTTACCTGAGAATGGGCTATATGGGCTGGTTTTATGCGCACTTCCTCTCAACGGGTGTAAGATTCCTTTTCAATAGCTATAGTGTATATGTAAAGCTAAAGTGGTGGCCGATTATAAACTTCAGGTGGGCCGAGATTAAGAAAGCCCTCCATGTTTCTTTGCCTGTAGTGCCGCATAATTTCTCGTTTTTTCTGCTGGATAATTCCGACAGGCTGGTACTGGATGTCCTCAAAGTACCGCTGCATCAGATAGGCCTTTACAATGTTGCTTCCAGCTTTGGCAATTATTTTATGATTGCCAGCAATGCAGTTGTACAGGCCGCCTCTCCCTTTTATATGCGGTATTACGCACAGCAAGCAGATGTTGAGGCCGCTAAGCTGGCCCGAAGAATGACCTTTGCTTTGCAGACTCTCTTTCTGCTGACTACTTCGCTGGGCAGCTTATGGATGAAGGAGGTTTTTCAGCTCCTGATCCGGAATGAGGCTTTACAGGAGGCTTACCCGC contains these protein-coding regions:
- a CDS encoding lipopolysaccharide biosynthesis protein; the protein is MLRKLLSHAAIYGLASQVPRLAGVLALPLITQYLTPDDYGVAGVVAAYAYALTMLQSLGLSVVMVNAFARYPKRYVWVWRQLHGFLLLWSMLYGLLMLGVLYLAVPGIAAEDRFAIACLYSLPVMFFASTDMQSSLYYQLSQKPLPVALRSFLVGAVSVATTVFTIVYLRMGYMGWFYAHFLSTGVRFLFNSYSVYVKLKWWPIINFRWAEIKKALHVSLPVVPHNFSFFLLDNSDRLVLDVLKVPLHQIGLYNVASSFGNYFMIASNAVVQAASPFYMRYYAQQADVEAAKLARRMTFALQTLFLLTTSLGSLWMKEVFQLLIRNEALQEAYPLAIIILMGYNFRPMYLAAMNLLAYREHTNKLWKVSLVAGVANLGLNFLLVPVFGYQAAAFTTFAALMYMGYAGHFLKAYKQAALVNYYPLHWLSVTILALLTVYLLAAIDLRLKVVITSAGCTAAIVYLITQRHRLSPAVKKDIG